A genomic window from Prochlorococcus sp. RS04 includes:
- a CDS encoding DUF3493 domain-containing protein produces MSKIDPELKKKLLKESQAPFKGLRRILWIAFSGSAFLGLLIMLSRIASGTELQQNNLLIQLGACLIFPTLLILDRNKD; encoded by the coding sequence ATGTCAAAAATAGATCCTGAATTGAAAAAGAAATTATTAAAGGAATCCCAAGCACCTTTCAAGGGATTGAGAAGAATATTGTGGATTGCTTTTAGCGGTTCTGCATTTTTGGGACTTCTAATAATGCTTTCCAGAATTGCAAGCGGGACTGAATTACAGCAAAATAACCTTCTCATACAGTTGGGTGCTTGTTTAATATTTCCTACTTTATTAATCCTTGACAGAAATAAAGATTAA
- the infB gene encoding translation initiation factor IF-2, producing the protein MTISDKIRIYELSRDLNLENKDILDAAQKLSISVKSHSSSISAEEAKKIKNLINKKNSDKKILSIKKPSIKKENYKQNKENESSVIASMKGKPLEDNSKKKPLLIKPLNKPESQKIISNKPTILNKPTNTNSSQSRANLTNKNINSKPSQKVNQDKKTFANNTTPPIKSPAKPPIQLIAKPKNINNNVKSNESSQNISSSGDKRRLSNKPDQNTNKPTTKIFNNGMKTPELVGAPIRREDPKINSNKQNNNKQNIAFKQTVSNRPSSPNRPGMPNRPGLRNKPSDQDRPGSFYRQGNPNRTGSPNRPGMPNRPGLRNKPSDQGRPGSFNRQGDPNRAGSPNRPGMPNNRPGSKFNGQNSSRIRKPVSPNELLQLQKNSNSEKDNLGKKNNSKQNIDAPKQKAKAPNNRPNATPSSKKPPHRAFSNSSKKPGKTDWDDSAKLEALRSKNPQKQRQKVHIIGENDDSLTSETSGYSGEKISILSASLARPKKEKSEETKSQKSIKQFKKKKKETTRQRQKRRAMELKAAKEAKQVRPEMIIVPEDNLTVQELADKLSLESSEIIKSLFFKGITATVTQSLDLATIETVAEEFGVPVLQDDIQEAAEKTVDMIESEDIDNLIRRPPVITVMGHVDHGKTSLLDSIRESRVASGEAGGITQHIGAYQVEFEHESQKKKLTFLDTPGHEAFTAMRARGTKVTDVAVLVVAADDGCRPQTLEAISHARAAKVPIVVAINKIDKEGASPDRVKQELSEKDLIAEDWGGDTVMVPVSAIKKQNIDKLLEMILLVSEVEDLQANPDRFAKGTVIEAHLDKAKGPVATLLVQNGTLKSGDVLAAGSVLGKIRAMVDEHGNRIKEAGPSFPVEALGFSEVPTAGDEFEVYPDEKTGRAIVGERATDARATKLAQQMASRRVSLSSLSTQANDGELKELNLILKADVQGSVEAILGSLEQLPKNEVQVRVLLSAPGEITETDIDLAAASGSVIIGFNTSLASGAKRAADANDVDIREYEVIYKLLEDIQLAMEGLLEPDLVEESLGQAEVRATFAVGKGAIAGCYIQSGKLQRNCYLRVIRSEKVIFEGNLDSLKRAKDDVKEVNTGFECGVGCDKFSSWIEGDVIEAFKFVTKKRTLSQ; encoded by the coding sequence ATGACTATCAGCGATAAAATCAGAATTTATGAACTTTCCAGAGACTTAAATCTGGAAAATAAAGATATATTGGATGCCGCTCAAAAACTTTCAATTTCAGTAAAAAGCCACAGCAGTTCAATTAGTGCAGAGGAAGCAAAAAAAATAAAAAATCTTATTAATAAAAAAAATTCAGATAAAAAAATTCTTTCTATTAAGAAACCTTCGATTAAAAAAGAAAATTATAAACAAAATAAAGAAAATGAATCTTCAGTTATCGCTTCTATGAAAGGGAAACCTCTTGAAGACAATTCAAAAAAAAAGCCATTATTGATTAAACCTCTTAATAAACCTGAGAGTCAAAAAATAATTTCAAATAAACCTACAATTCTCAATAAACCCACAAATACCAACAGTTCACAATCTCGAGCAAATCTTACAAATAAAAATATAAATAGTAAACCTTCACAGAAGGTAAACCAAGATAAAAAAACTTTTGCAAATAACACAACCCCACCTATCAAAAGTCCGGCAAAACCACCTATTCAACTAATTGCAAAGCCTAAAAACATAAATAATAATGTTAAATCCAACGAATCTTCCCAGAACATCTCAAGTTCAGGGGATAAAAGACGACTATCAAATAAACCTGATCAAAATACGAACAAACCTACAACAAAAATTTTTAATAATGGAATGAAAACCCCTGAGCTCGTAGGAGCTCCAATTAGAAGAGAAGATCCAAAAATAAATTCTAATAAGCAAAATAACAATAAGCAAAACATTGCTTTTAAACAAACTGTCTCAAACAGACCTAGTTCTCCTAATAGACCTGGCATGCCCAATAGGCCTGGTTTAAGAAACAAACCTTCAGATCAAGACAGACCTGGCTCATTTTATAGGCAAGGCAATCCCAATAGAACTGGTTCTCCCAATAGACCTGGCATGCCCAATAGGCCTGGTTTAAGAAACAAACCTTCAGATCAAGGCAGACCTGGCTCATTTAATAGGCAAGGCGATCCCAATAGAGCTGGTTCTCCCAACAGACCTGGCATGCCCAATAATAGGCCTGGTTCTAAATTCAATGGCCAAAATTCTTCTAGGATAAGGAAGCCAGTATCACCTAACGAACTTTTACAACTTCAAAAAAATAGTAACTCTGAGAAAGACAATCTAGGTAAAAAGAATAACTCAAAACAAAATATCGATGCACCTAAGCAAAAGGCGAAAGCGCCTAATAATCGTCCAAATGCTACTCCAAGTTCCAAAAAACCTCCTCATAGAGCATTTTCAAATAGTTCAAAGAAACCTGGAAAGACAGACTGGGATGATAGCGCAAAACTTGAAGCATTAAGAAGTAAAAATCCTCAAAAACAAAGGCAGAAAGTTCATATTATTGGTGAAAATGATGATTCATTAACATCTGAAACCAGTGGATATTCAGGCGAGAAAATTTCAATTTTATCAGCAAGTCTGGCGCGTCCTAAGAAAGAAAAGTCTGAAGAAACTAAATCTCAAAAATCTATCAAACAATTTAAGAAGAAGAAAAAAGAGACCACAAGACAAAGGCAGAAAAGGAGAGCAATGGAATTAAAGGCTGCCAAAGAGGCCAAACAAGTAAGACCTGAAATGATAATAGTTCCCGAAGATAATTTAACTGTTCAAGAATTAGCTGATAAATTAAGCCTTGAAAGTTCTGAAATAATCAAATCTCTTTTTTTTAAAGGGATAACTGCAACTGTTACTCAATCACTCGACTTAGCAACTATTGAAACAGTAGCAGAAGAATTTGGAGTACCTGTTTTGCAAGATGACATCCAAGAAGCTGCTGAGAAAACTGTTGATATGATTGAATCTGAAGATATTGATAATCTAATAAGAAGACCACCCGTTATTACAGTCATGGGTCATGTAGACCATGGCAAAACAAGTCTTTTAGATTCCATCAGAGAATCAAGAGTAGCTTCGGGGGAAGCAGGGGGCATCACTCAGCACATAGGTGCTTATCAAGTTGAATTTGAACATGAATCTCAAAAGAAAAAATTAACTTTTCTTGATACCCCAGGTCATGAAGCCTTCACTGCAATGAGAGCAAGGGGCACAAAGGTTACAGACGTAGCTGTTCTTGTGGTTGCTGCAGATGATGGTTGCAGGCCTCAAACACTAGAAGCTATCAGTCATGCAAGAGCAGCAAAAGTACCAATAGTTGTTGCAATAAATAAAATTGACAAAGAAGGGGCATCTCCTGACAGAGTGAAGCAGGAACTATCAGAAAAAGATTTAATTGCTGAAGATTGGGGAGGAGATACAGTGATGGTTCCAGTAAGTGCTATCAAAAAACAAAACATTGATAAATTACTCGAAATGATTTTATTAGTTTCAGAGGTAGAAGATCTACAAGCTAACCCTGATAGATTTGCAAAAGGTACTGTTATTGAAGCACACCTAGACAAAGCAAAAGGCCCTGTAGCTACTTTGTTAGTACAAAATGGAACTTTGAAGTCAGGAGATGTTTTAGCTGCTGGTTCAGTTCTTGGAAAAATTAGAGCAATGGTTGATGAACATGGTAATAGAATCAAAGAAGCAGGGCCATCATTCCCAGTTGAAGCACTAGGATTCAGTGAAGTACCCACTGCAGGAGATGAATTCGAAGTCTACCCTGATGAGAAAACTGGTCGAGCCATTGTTGGAGAAAGGGCAACAGATGCTAGAGCAACAAAATTAGCTCAGCAAATGGCCTCTAGAAGAGTCAGCTTATCATCCTTATCAACACAAGCAAATGATGGAGAATTAAAGGAGTTAAACTTAATTCTTAAGGCTGATGTTCAAGGTAGTGTTGAAGCGATATTAGGATCACTAGAACAATTACCAAAAAATGAAGTTCAAGTCAGAGTCCTACTTTCTGCTCCCGGAGAAATAACTGAGACGGATATCGATCTCGCTGCTGCATCTGGTTCAGTAATCATTGGATTTAATACCTCATTGGCTTCTGGCGCGAAGAGAGCAGCTGATGCTAATGACGTTGACATAAGAGAATATGAGGTAATTTACAAACTCCTTGAAGATATTCAGTTGGCCATGGAAGGGCTACTTGAACCCGATCTTGTTGAAGAATCATTAGGGCAAGCTGAAGTTAGGGCAACTTTCGCAGTCGGTAAAGGAGCTATTGCAGGATGTTATATCCAAAGTGGCAAATTACAAAGGAATTGTTATTTGAGAGTTATTAGATCAGAGAAAGTAATATTTGAGGGTAATTTAGACTCTCTAAAAAGAGCTAAAGATGATGTGAAAGAAGTAAATACAGGATTTGAATGTGGAGTTGGCTGCGATAAATTCTCTTCATGGATTGAAGGAGATGTAATCGAAGCATTCAAATTTGTCACCAAAAAGAGGACTTTATCTCAATAA
- a CDS encoding YlxR family protein — protein MTQQIPVLRVCISCRKTYDRKDLLKITKDYKQGITLQKGMGRSAYICKSKKCYSDSKIKKKLQKALKTFLKPEFIEIFEKEITSYNNYPH, from the coding sequence GTGACACAACAAATCCCTGTTTTGCGTGTATGCATTTCATGTAGAAAAACATATGACCGGAAAGATCTTTTAAAAATTACTAAAGATTATAAGCAAGGCATCACACTTCAAAAGGGAATGGGGAGATCAGCTTACATTTGCAAGTCAAAAAAATGCTACTCAGATTCCAAGATCAAAAAAAAGCTTCAAAAAGCTTTAAAAACATTTTTAAAGCCTGAATTTATTGAAATTTTTGAAAAAGAAATTACAAGCTACAATAACTATCCCCATTAA